The DNA window CAACAAGAATTCTCTTTAATTTTAAAGCATCTAACAACCTTTGAAGTGATTCTGGTTGCTTGTAGTTTCCACTACATTCCAGCAACATCTCCACCCCGGATTGAATCCACGGCGCACTCGATGGATCACTCTCTGAGCTAAACCGAACTGGCTGATTGCCAATAAGAAACCCATTTGGATGCGGCAGAACCTCTGGATGCCAGCGCCCATGTACAGAGTCGAATTGGAGAAGGTGGGCAGCAGCAGCAGCATCACCAGCGCAATCGTTTACATGAACAATGTCAATCCCTGAACGGCCCCATAAAGCACGAAAAACAAGTCGACCAATGCGGCCAAAACCATTGATGCCAATACGCATCGAAACTGAAAAAAGAATCCATCCACACCTACTCGTCCCAAGCTCGAAGTGTGTTTAGAAAGGGTTAAAGCATTCCCCAGAGCAGGTAAAGATCAATCCAGACGGGTCGCGAGAGATCAAGATCAGAGCATAAAAGCGATATTGATGACCATTCAAGGGCTCAGCGCTAGAGACGAAGACCCTTAAACAAACCATTACCAACTCTTTGCTCAGTGCTGAATTCAGCTCCATAGCCTTATTTCACACCAAGAGCACACTGCGAAATGGTTTGCAGCCCTAGCAGCTCCAGCGGTTTTCTAGGAGATTTAGAGAACAGCTATCGACGTCGCTCCATTCATTTTGATGCAGGGGTCAACATCCCTATGCTCCCAGAGCATATTTGGATCGTTGTACGAGGCATCGTGAAATTAAGCTGCCTGAATGAGCAAGGTGATGATGTGTTAATTGCGATTGCAGGTCCAAATGAACCCTTTGGTGATCCGCTAACACAACTCGACCTCTACCAGGCCACCACGCTTGATCATTGCGACTTGCTTGGTCTATCGATTCAAGATGTGAATTCAACGCCTCATCTGGGCAACAATCTGATGAAGGCGATGATCAGAAGAACCCATCAG is part of the Synechococcus sp. WH 8016 genome and encodes:
- a CDS encoding Crp/Fnr family transcriptional regulator, producing the protein MVCSPSSSSGFLGDLENSYRRRSIHFDAGVNIPMLPEHIWIVVRGIVKLSCLNEQGDDVLIAIAGPNEPFGDPLTQLDLYQATTLDHCDLLGLSIQDVNSTPHLGNNLMKAMIRRTHQSEALIALLGLRGVENRVKRFLELLAEDYGNPCNQGLKLDLRLTHQEIASAVSTTRVTVTKILGQLKESGWLQYDSQQKMVISLLPKRNNHQQQNNGLIQAK